From Candidatus Latescibacter sp., a single genomic window includes:
- a CDS encoding two-component regulator propeller domain-containing protein produces the protein MPYRAFVLCMIALACFSGVSHGQGKWTNYTDWSGIYAVAVEGNYIWAGTHRGVVRWDMETGTFMRFTSVESLVEKRVLSIAMDRQGALWFGTYEGAVSKFDGITWKLYTTANGPAGVYVSSIAVDNQGALWFATVGGASKFDGSSWKTYTTADGLVSNGVSSIAVDNRGTLWFGTYGFGVSKFDGVSWKTYTTSDGLVSNDLIVINADNQGSLWFGTLGGGVSKFDGVSWKTYTTADGLAGNKVYSIAVDKQGAIWFGTNGGVSKFDGSMWKTYTTADGLVDNGVSSIAVDNKGALWFGTNGGVSKFEEQSTLVSDSQSMNRPESFGIRAAYPNPFNPSTTIDFTLSNSGKTKLSIYNISGRLVDNLVDEVMRAGTHRVVWNASSRATGVYFVMLELGGKRDVRKVLFMK, from the coding sequence ATGCCTTACCGTGCGTTTGTTCTATGCATGATTGCACTGGCATGTTTTTCAGGTGTGTCCCATGGACAGGGGAAGTGGACGAATTATACAGATTGGTCGGGGATATATGCAGTTGCAGTTGAAGGGAATTACATTTGGGCGGGCACTCATCGAGGCGTGGTGCGATGGGACATGGAAACAGGGACATTCATGAGATTCACGAGCGTAGAAAGTTTGGTTGAAAAGAGGGTATTATCTATTGCAATGGACAGACAAGGCGCACTCTGGTTCGGAACATACGAAGGTGCGGTATCCAAATTTGATGGCATCACTTGGAAACTCTACACGACTGCTAATGGCCCGGCAGGTGTTTACGTCTCTTCAATCGCTGTGGACAATCAGGGAGCGCTTTGGTTCGCCACGGTCGGTGGGGCATCAAAATTCGATGGCTCTTCATGGAAAACATACACGACTGCTGATGGCCTTGTCAGCAACGGTGTTTCTTCCATCGCTGTGGACAATAGGGGCACGCTGTGGTTCGGTACATATGGTTTTGGAGTATCTAAATTCGACGGTGTCTCATGGAAAACATATACTACTTCGGATGGTCTCGTTAGCAACGATCTCATAGTCATAAACGCAGACAATCAGGGTTCCCTCTGGTTTGGTACGCTCGGGGGTGGAGTATCTAAATTCGATGGTGTTTCATGGAAAACATACACGACCGCAGACGGCCTCGCCGGTAACAAAGTCTATTCTATCGCGGTTGACAAACAGGGTGCGATCTGGTTTGGCACAAACGGTGGGGTATCTAAATTCGACGGCTCGATGTGGAAAACATATACGACCGCTGACGGCCTCGTAGATAATGGCGTCTCTTCCATTGCCGTAGACAACAAGGGAGCACTATGGTTCGGTACAAACGGCGGAGTATCGAAATTCGAAGAGCAAAGCACTCTTGTTTCTGATTCACAAAGCATGAACCGTCCAGAATCCTTCGGCATCAGGGCTGCATACCCTAACCCGTTCAACCCTTCCACGACGATTGATTTCACCCTTTCTAATTCGGGGAAAACTAAGCTATCAATATACAATATTTCAGGACGACTTGTGGACAACCTGGTGGATGAAGTTATGAGAGCCGGAACCCACCGTGTCGTCTGGAACGCCTCCAGCCGCGCTACGGGGGTATATTTCGTGATGCTGGAATTGGGAGGAAAGAGGGACGTAAGGAAAGTGCTTTTTATGAAGTAA
- the rnr gene encoding ribonuclease R, with protein sequence MNEETLKALILDYIRTLEKGKIRRRELYGRLGLKGTDYAEFKRVLNLIEKSGELVRLKGRTFALPEMGNIITGVFSASRHGGGFVRPTAGDSVYIRREHTAGAIPGDTVQARLIHKGHVGINRAGEIIKIVERTGRPIIGIYKTIGKTAYVIPQEKVFMENMLVTSGEELGAKDGEVVVCRAEVSAPTYTHPMCSVVEVLGPPGAPGMDVLIIAKKFDLPMRFSEESIEESLRIPDDLSADVIARRRDIRDLVTFTIDPIDARDFDDAVSISRREDGGFDIGVHIADVAHYVRDGSALDHEAQARGMSCYLVDRVIPMLPERLSGELCSLRPREDRLTKSVFATLDDDGNILSAEIADTVIHSRMRLNYQQAQAFLDGTGDYEADLIPGEVREALIVLSDLTDILIRRRTERGALDFELPETRVILDAAGKPKDIVKRTRLKSHRMIEELMLIANTVTAMELGEAKAPFLYRSHDTPDREKLEVFGDLARSLGYDFRPTLAESQLYIQSFLKSLQGKRHERVLNMLLLRSMKKAVYSPHNLGHYGLALPVYAHFTSPIRRYPDLIVHRQLDRYILGNGAAPERLDIQYYETLGNHLTSREITTDSAERDSVKMKIAEFMERHLGEEFNGAVSGIIPIGFFVELDEYFVEGLVHVSSLEDDYYEVDEHGVAMIGRNKGRRFMIGDRVKVAVARADKERGEVDFMVVEGMGKRGKRV encoded by the coding sequence ATGAATGAAGAAACACTCAAAGCTCTGATTCTCGACTATATCCGCACCCTGGAAAAAGGGAAAATCCGGCGCCGGGAACTCTACGGTCGTCTGGGCCTCAAAGGAACGGATTATGCCGAATTCAAGCGCGTCCTTAACCTCATCGAGAAATCCGGTGAGCTTGTCCGCCTCAAAGGGAGAACATTCGCCCTGCCGGAAATGGGCAATATCATCACCGGGGTGTTCAGCGCCTCACGGCATGGCGGGGGATTCGTCCGTCCCACGGCGGGGGATTCGGTTTACATACGGCGGGAGCATACAGCCGGGGCCATTCCGGGCGACACAGTACAAGCCCGGTTGATCCATAAAGGGCATGTGGGCATTAACCGCGCCGGGGAGATCATCAAGATCGTGGAAAGGACCGGCCGCCCAATTATAGGCATCTATAAGACGATCGGGAAGACGGCGTATGTGATACCCCAGGAAAAAGTATTCATGGAAAACATGCTGGTGACAAGCGGAGAGGAACTCGGTGCAAAGGACGGCGAAGTTGTGGTCTGCCGGGCGGAGGTTTCAGCCCCGACGTACACACATCCCATGTGCTCCGTGGTGGAAGTGCTCGGCCCGCCCGGTGCTCCGGGCATGGATGTCCTGATCATCGCAAAGAAGTTTGATCTTCCCATGCGCTTTTCCGAGGAATCGATCGAGGAGTCGCTTCGCATCCCCGATGATCTTTCCGCTGATGTCATCGCCCGCCGCCGTGATATCCGCGACCTGGTCACATTCACCATTGACCCGATAGACGCCCGTGATTTTGACGACGCCGTCTCCATTTCCCGCCGGGAGGACGGCGGATTCGATATCGGCGTTCACATTGCCGATGTGGCACATTATGTCCGTGACGGCTCAGCGCTTGACCACGAGGCGCAGGCGCGGGGAATGAGCTGTTACCTGGTGGACAGGGTTATCCCCATGCTGCCGGAACGGCTTTCCGGCGAACTATGCAGCCTCCGGCCCCGCGAAGACCGTCTCACCAAAAGCGTGTTTGCGACTCTCGACGATGATGGGAATATCCTTTCGGCTGAAATCGCCGACACGGTCATCCATTCCCGCATGAGGCTCAACTACCAGCAGGCGCAGGCTTTCCTGGACGGAACCGGAGATTACGAGGCCGATCTCATTCCGGGAGAAGTACGGGAAGCGCTTATCGTGCTCTCCGACCTCACCGATATCCTCATCCGGCGCAGGACTGAACGGGGCGCGCTCGATTTCGAGCTTCCCGAAACCCGTGTCATCCTCGATGCAGCCGGCAAACCGAAAGACATAGTTAAACGAACCCGTCTCAAATCGCACCGGATGATCGAGGAACTCATGCTCATCGCCAACACCGTCACCGCCATGGAGCTCGGCGAGGCAAAGGCGCCTTTCCTCTATCGCTCCCACGACACGCCGGACAGGGAGAAGCTTGAGGTTTTCGGGGATTTAGCCCGGTCTCTCGGCTACGATTTCCGGCCAACGCTTGCTGAAAGCCAGCTCTATATTCAGAGCTTCCTCAAATCCCTCCAGGGAAAACGCCATGAGCGGGTGCTCAACATGCTCCTTCTCCGCTCCATGAAAAAAGCGGTGTACAGCCCTCACAATCTGGGTCATTACGGCCTGGCGCTGCCGGTATACGCTCATTTCACCTCCCCTATACGGCGCTATCCAGACCTGATAGTCCACCGTCAGCTCGACCGCTACATTCTCGGAAACGGCGCCGCCCCGGAACGCCTTGACATCCAGTATTACGAGACCCTCGGGAACCACCTGACCTCTCGTGAGATCACCACCGATTCCGCCGAACGCGACTCCGTCAAGATGAAAATCGCCGAATTCATGGAACGTCATCTCGGCGAGGAATTCAACGGCGCTGTTTCCGGCATCATTCCCATCGGCTTTTTCGTGGAGCTGGATGAATACTTCGTGGAGGGCCTTGTCCACGTCTCCAGCCTGGAAGACGATTATTACGAGGTTGACGAGCACGGTGTGGCCATGATCGGGAGGAATAAGGGAAGGAGGTTCATGATTGGCGACCGGGTGAAGGTCGCGGTGGCCCGCGCCGACAAGGAACGCGGGGAGGTGGATTTTATGGTGGTGGAGGGGATGGGGAAGCGAGGGAAGAGGGTGTAA
- the purQ gene encoding phosphoribosylformylglycinamidine synthase I, with translation MAKPKAIILRTAGTNCDMESAYAAETAGFEAERVHINRVASGEVKLDGCSFLFIPGGFSYGDDIAAGKIMALELRKRLGDQLLRFEEQGKLVLGVCNGFQVLIKTGMLPFHENRPEEMRATLTINDSGKFEDRWVYLKSEPDTVCVFTRVMKPVIQLPVAHAEGKFLVKSGADMEEMEKDGQVALRYTSRCNDVPSYPEDPNGSFDHVAGVCNKRGTILGLMPHPERFLTRYTHPRWTRENLPEEGDGAVFFRNAYEYCKAM, from the coding sequence ATGGCAAAACCGAAAGCGATCATCCTTCGAACTGCAGGCACGAATTGCGACATGGAAAGCGCCTATGCGGCTGAAACCGCCGGTTTCGAGGCGGAGCGTGTGCATATCAACCGGGTGGCGTCTGGCGAGGTGAAGCTTGACGGCTGCTCTTTCCTGTTCATACCGGGCGGGTTCTCCTATGGCGACGACATCGCCGCGGGGAAGATCATGGCGCTCGAACTCAGGAAGAGGCTCGGCGACCAGCTTCTCAGGTTCGAGGAGCAGGGGAAGCTTGTACTCGGCGTCTGCAACGGTTTCCAGGTATTGATCAAGACCGGCATGCTGCCTTTCCATGAAAACAGGCCGGAGGAAATGAGGGCTACCCTTACAATCAACGATTCCGGTAAGTTCGAAGACCGCTGGGTGTACCTGAAATCCGAACCGGACACGGTCTGCGTTTTTACCCGCGTAATGAAACCGGTCATCCAGCTTCCGGTTGCCCACGCCGAGGGGAAATTCCTGGTGAAATCCGGCGCCGACATGGAGGAAATGGAAAAAGACGGCCAGGTGGCGCTTCGTTATACATCGCGCTGTAATGATGTTCCTTCTTATCCTGAAGATCCCAACGGCTCGTTCGACCATGTCGCCGGTGTCTGCAACAAACGGGGCACCATCCTCGGTCTGATGCCGCACCCGGAACGATTTCTCACCCGGTATACCCATCCCCGCTGGACCCGTGAGAACCTCCCGGAAGAAGGCGACGGCGCGGTATTTTTCCGGAATGCGTATGAATATTGCAAGGCAATGTGA